From a region of the Kwoniella mangroviensis CBS 8507 chromosome 1 map unlocalized Ctg01, whole genome shotgun sequence genome:
- a CDS encoding inosine triphosphate pyrophosphatase: MTSFVFVTGNANKLKEVQAILASGASGVSVTSQAVDVPEIQGTTQEVAIAKVKAAAEKLGTACVTEDTALCFDALNGLPGPYIKDFLGNLGHEGLNNLLKGFNTTRAHALCTFAYSPGPGQEPILFEGRTEGNIVPARGPTHFGWDPIFQPIELGGQKTYAEMDGEEKNKISHRYRALEKLRVYLQDKAKEGN; encoded by the exons ATGACCTCTTTTG TGTTCGTCACTGGGAACGCCAACAAGCTGAAGGAAGTACAAGCTATATTGGCTTCTGGAGCTAGTGGAGTGAGCGTCACTTCGCAAGCTGTCGATG TACCGGAGATTCAAGGTACTACCCAGGAAGTAGCTATCGCAAAAGTCAAGGCAGCAGCTGAAAAG CTGGGTACAGCTTGTGTAACTGAAGATACAGCATTATGTTTCGATGCCCTAAACGGTTTACCAGGTCCATATATCAAAGACTTCTTGGGTAATTTGGGacatgaag GACTTAACAACCTCCTTAAAGGCTTCAACACCACTCGAGCCCACGCATTATGTACATTCGCCTATTCACCTGGACCAGGTCAAGAACCGATCTTGTTCGAGGGAAGGACAGAAGGTAATATCGTTCCTGCGAGGGGTCCAACGCATTTCGGCTGGGACCCGATATTCCAACCTATTGAATTGGGTGGTCAGAAGACTTACGCCGAGATGGACGGTGAGGAGAAGAATAAAATTTCGCATAGGTACAGAGCATTGGAGAAGTTGAGGGTGTATCTTCAGGATAAAGCGAAAGAGGGGAATTAG
- a CDS encoding mitotic-spindle organizing protein 1 → MSSAQDEARLQNARETIDSLHDLSQLLQTGLDKNTLSICVGMIEQGANPDTLAAVIKELRRENELLKAQKSDQ, encoded by the exons ATGTCATCAGCTCAGGACGAAGCGAGGCTTCAGAATGCGAGAGAGACAATAGATT CTCTGCACGATCTATCGCAATTACTGCAGACAG GCTTGGACAAGAACACTCTGTCGATATGCGTTGGAATGATCGAACAAGGTGCTAATCCCGATACTTTAGCT GCTGTGATCAAGGAACTGAGGAGGGAGAACGAACTGCTCAAAGCTCAGAAATCGGATCAGTAG